GGCGCTTAAAATGGAATTCTTCAAATTATCGAGGAATCAGTGAAATACAGACCACTTCAAAAAATGTATGGATGCCAAGTTCTATTTGTATCTTTAACGAAATGTCCGAGAAAAAATGCTTCACAGAGGAGAAGCCCACCACTGTATTCAGTAATGGATATGTCATGTATTCGACGGCGAGAGAAAGTGTGACACAGTGCAAAATAGATATCGCAAAATATCCATACGACTCGCAGATGTGTTCCTTTCATGTAGGTAATTTGTTTTCTGATTATGATTACATTAACTTGGATGCAAACTTATCTTTACTATTTGTCAACCACTATGAACAAAACGAACAATGGGAGGTTACGAACACTGCTCTATACTTACACACAGTGAATTCAGAGCGACCTGAGTATAACCTGCTTAACTTTGATATCCATATCAAAAGGAAACCAGGATATGTGATCCTGtctgttttacttccggttgtTCTGCTATCCGTTCTAAATATCTTCTGCTTTGTATTACCAGTTGATTCTGGAGAAAAAATGGGTACCTCAATGGCAATCTTCCTAACCTTTGCTGTATTTTTGACCATCATCAATGATACCATGCCTAAGTCCGAAAATATTCCTTATTTCACCGTTTACCTCGCATCCCAGCTTGTGTTTAGTGGAGTAACTGTCATTATGGAGGCCATAGTACTTAGAGTTTCTGTAACAACGGAATCAAGTCAAGTTAGATCGGTAGAAAAAACTGAAAGCAAGGACAGAAATTTGTTGATGCAAATTGCAAAGAAAGTATGCACTCAACATACAGCTTCAAGTCTCGACAAAGTGTTTATGACAATCATGATTATTGTCAATGTTTGTTCTCTCGTCACaatgttaataaaaacaaactaaatttcaatttgaccaTAATTTCAAGTTTCTACAATCAACATAAGTGATAATTTAGCTACTTGTTTTTAATGGTGATTAGTATGCGTAAACCTTGCTATGCGTAAAGAATAAACTTACAGTCATTCTTTGTATAAGAAAAGTAAATGTACAGtatatcatcatttaaatttttcttcattgtaTTAAATATGCATTTTGAGAACACAAAGTACGCAAGAAAGCGTGTTAGGCTACATTTGTttcagttttatatatattcattacaTTATATAAGTAgggcctgtttgggaggataacagttgaaattgacaccccgagaaaaccattgttaaCCTCCGACAATGGTTTTTTCTGGGTGtcgcggaggttgacaatggttttctcggggtgtcaatttcaactgttatccaaatatcccaaacaggcactgtttaatttattatactgaatatcTTAATATTAGAGAAAATGTTACTGcttatatatagaaatgacgtgaactATACAGCGAATCGTACGCACAttatttacgcgcatgtaacaattccttgtgttacccgttgccaagtgtatTGCTAACGCTAaaggtaatagaacggattatcaactgcgtctaaaccaatcagattttagtatttaacatgaaagtat
This genomic window from Crassostrea angulata isolate pt1a10 chromosome 8, ASM2561291v2, whole genome shotgun sequence contains:
- the LOC128159037 gene encoding neuronal acetylcholine receptor subunit alpha-7-like, with translation MCKICLATFRSQLFKDVLDQYEVRVAPFDEKSEAIRLQVFVNLMSIRDVNEKDQSFETAFWLNLLWKDWRLKWNSSNYRGISEIQTTSKNVWMPSSICIFNEMSEKKCFTEEKPTTVFSNGYVMYSTARESVTQCKIDIAKYPYDSQMCSFHVGNLFSDYDYINLDANLSLLFVNHYEQNEQWEVTNTALYLHTVNSERPEYNLLNFDIHIKRKPGYVILSVLLPVVLLSVLNIFCFVLPVDSGEKMGTSMAIFLTFAVFLTIINDTMPKSENIPYFTVYLASQLVFSGVTVIMEAIVLRVSVTTESSQVRSVEKTESKDRNLLMQIAKKVCTQHTASSLDKVFMTIMIIVNVCSLVTMLIKTN